The DNA region atatatataaatatatatatataaatatatatatatatatatatatataaatatatatatatataaatatatatatatataaatatatatatatatatatatatataaatatatatatatataaatatatatatatatatataaatatatatatatatataaatatatatatatataaatatatatatatatatatatataaatatatatatatatatatatatataaacatatatatatatatatatataaatatatatatatatatatataaatatatatatatatataaatataaatatatatatatatatataaatatatatataaatatatatatgtcgtacctagtagccagaacgcacttctcagcctactatgcaaggcctgatttgcctaataagccaagttttcctgaattaatatattttctctcatttttttcttatggaatgataaagctacccatttcataatgtataaggtcaatttttttttattggagttaaaattaacgtagatatataaccgaacctaaccaaccctacctaacctaacctaacctatctttattggttaggttaggttaggtagccgaaaaagttaggttaggttaggttaggtaggttaggtagtcgaaaaacaattaattcgtgaaaacttggcttattaggcaaatcgggccttgcatagtaggctgagaagtgcgttctggctattaggtacgacatatatatatatatatatatatatatatatatatatatatatatatatatatatatatatatatatatatatatatatatatatatatatattttattaatgatatatatacatatatacacacagaaacaaagattcttctatatagacattagagaagattcagcggtatgccatgcaccaggctctccgctgttttcattattcgtcatatccgactctgctatgtgatgcacatgtattcttgcttcaccaccctgtaatgaaatattgtttgttactaattgttttcaataatacattattttattatataatatttaatttattaattaaaaaccgtttccatattatagaaaaaaactaaaacaagaatctatataaaactatagaatagaatagactaatagaatagaatatatatatcatatatatatttatataaataaatatatatatatatataaatatatgtatatatatttatatatatatatattattatatcctgtattattccagcccattattagagatagtagccacctcttattttggttttctttcattattagtgctcagaaaattaaatatatctacatatttagtcaaaatcaattacattattttatcttattcatagcataaatgttcacaaagattactaaaaagagattgaattagactacagcaaattggcaaactttaccttgtatctgtttccaccgtgtttgtttggggcgttcttcaacatatcagcaatacttgtctcaacatctctttcagttgcattagtgtgggtgttgatacaggcttctggaaagttataagaattaattaatatatataattataattctttttgt from Procambarus clarkii isolate CNS0578487 chromosome 31, FALCON_Pclarkii_2.0, whole genome shotgun sequence includes:
- the LOC138370151 gene encoding uncharacterized protein: MGGASCGDTVRRMMRRIGTYGVWSQYSLVGRKRKRVFKTLDICNVIIKACINTHTNATERDVETSIADMLKNAPNKHGGNRYKGGEARIHVHHIAESDMTNNENSGEPGAWHTAESSLMSI